The Xanthomonas rydalmerensis genomic interval GACGCCATCCATGATGTTCGCCGCCAGGATGCCGGCCGAGTCGGCCGCGGTGTTGTCCAGGGATCGGGCCTGCGCAGCCGTGCCAGCTTGGGCGGTCAAGATGGCCTGATTGAGGCCAGACCCACGAAGGGGGAGCGTGAAGTCGAAGCACTCCCGCCACACGCTTTCCACCTGCGTGGAACGCTGGGTCTTGAAACTCTCGTGCCGCTTCAGGATCTGCTGCGCGCTTGCCATCGGTCAGCCCCCGCCACCCAGCAGGGTAGGCTTCGCCTGGGCCTGGGCGGTCGGCATGAACGATCCGCTTGCGGTCTCGCCGGCCCCAGTGATGAGGCTGGAACGATTGCGGCGCTTCTTCAGCGCGGCGGCCTCGGTGTTGGAGTCGTTGGCCGCCTTGGTCGCTGCCGCGGCCTGCTCTGCGACAGGATCGCGCTCGACCACTTTGGGAGTCTTGGGCGTCTTGCCGCACATGACTCAGCCCTCGGCCTTGGCCGCCGGATTCGGCATCACCCAGCCATCGCGGGACAGGACCGGCTGCGTCAGCTTGCTGGCGTCGATCTGGCGGGCTGTCAGGTGGCGATACGACGTGGCGGCGTCCGGGCCATAGGCGCTCTGCTCGGCATCGTCGGTGCTTGCCTGGGCTTCGTCAGCTTCGCGGGCGCGGCGTTTCTGCTCCATGGCGATGGCATCGGTGACGCCCTTGCGGCCGGCGCCGGCCATTTCCAGAGCCTGCAGAGTGGCCAGGTCATCATCGGACAGGTCATCCAGGCCGGCGGCGATGTCCGGAATGGTCGCCTTCAGCATCGATTCCAGGGCGGTCGGGTCGGTCGGGCCGGAATCACCCGGGGTACGAATTTGGGGGTCGCTCATGGCGTACTCCTGTCTGCGGTGCCAGGAGTGTCGGTGCGCCAGTCGGGCGGAATCCCGCCATTAGGACTTTTTGGAGCGCTATGGAGGGTTTATGGACTCGCTGGCGCCAAAAGGGTCGGTGACTGGGATTAGCTGCCTGCCGGTGATGTCCTGATACAGCAGCAGCAGCCGCGACCCGTCGTAGTGCGACGGCTCATGCCCGCTCTTCCAGCCCCGCAGCGTGGAGCGCGCAACCTCTAGGCGTGTGGCCACGTCAACCTCGGTCCAGCCCACGGATCGAAGATCGGCAAGCACACGGAACCAGTCCGTGCGCGGCAGCGTGGCAAGGCGACGGGCGCTCAAGCTTGGCCATCCCCTGGGCAAAACGCGCGCGCGCGCGAGGCAATGCGGGATCGCAGTAATACCTCTTCCATCACCCCTCCCCCTCCTGCGCCGCGGCGCGTAGGTGCGGCCAAGCCGCTGCAATGGCGTTGCGGACCACTTCGCCCTGTCGGTGATCGAACTCGCCCGGCACGGGATAGCGCCCGTACAGTGTCCGGAACCACTCCATCCGGGCTGATTCAATGGCACGCTCCAAGTGCGGCCCCTGCGGGAGCGTCGGAAGCCCCCGCATTGCCGCGGCCAATCCCCTACGCTCGACCGCATAGGCGGCTTGCCTGGCCATGGATGCCGTCTGCAGCATCGTTTCGACCGTGGTTGATCGGGTGTGGTCAAGTCCGCGCAGCACACGGCGGTAGGCGGCGGCTTCGCCTTCCAACTGCTGGGCGAAGGCGTACAGGGCGGCGGCCTGCTCTCGCTGGATCAGTTCGGCAGGTAAATCGTTCATGCCTTCCCCTGCTGCATCAGCAGTACGTCGTTCCAGTCGCATTTGCCCGGCTGGGTCGGTAGGTAGACATCGCACGCAATGCCGTCCCGCTCTAGGTCGTTGGCCAAGCTGTAGGCGGCGGCTTGTCCGGCATAATTGTCGTCCTTGTCCCCGAACACGGACACGCGCGTGACCCCCGGCGGCGGGCGGAACTTGCGCATATTCCCCTCGTTGACCAGCGCCCAGGTCGGCAGGTCGAACAACTCGGCGGCGGCTAGGGCTGTTTCGATTCCCTCAGCCACACCAAGATGCTCGGCGACGGGGAACAGACGAATTGCACTGCCTGGCTCATAGCCGCTCGACACCAGTTTTCGAGGGGCGGAAACGGGGGCTTTCTTGCCTCCCTCAAGGTAGGTGACGTGCAATGTCTGCGTCTTGCCGTCCTTGCCGCGCATGGACGCCACCATGGCCGTGTATGTACCTTTCGGCCCCCGCTCGCCCCTCTCGAAGTAGTCCAGCGTTGCCTTTGCGATGCCTTGTGGTGGCAGCTTGAGGCCGCGCCCCGCCAGATACTGGGCAACGGCATCGCCTGCCTCGATCGGCCTAGCCTTTGCTGCGTACTTGGCAACTCGCTGGCGCCCATCGACCGGGACGGACGGGGGCGTTGCGACCGCTGCGCCCGCCACCTTCTCGATCTCGCGGCAGGCTTCGGCATACCCGATTCCCTTGCAGCACATGACCAAGGCAATACCGCCCTTGTCCCCGCGGCTGCAGTTACAGAAGAAGCTGCCCGACCCGTTGCGATCGGCAAAGCGAAAACGGTCCTCCCCCTCTCCGTTGGCAGGGCAGCGGTGATGCTTCTTGTCCAAGTAGTTGGCCGGCACGCCCAACATCGGCAGGATAGACGGCCATTTCCCGGCCGCCAGGTCTTTCGCTCGTTCCCGGTCGCTCATGGGACGAACTCCGGCGCGCCACTGCGTTCGCGAGACTTGGCATAGCGGATGGCCCTAGACTTCAGCCAGCGCTTGAGTTCCGGCGAATATTCCATCGGCGGGACATCCTTCACCCGCGGGTCGTTCGGCCACACCCCGAAACGGTCCTTGTACTTGTGTGCGACCCAGCCGGCGGCATAGCCATGTGCGGCGGCGTAGGCACGAAGCCCGCCGATGAACGTGCGCTTTTCCTCCCAGGTGGTCGATTTGTTGAGGTTCGTCCCCTCCACCTCGACCATCTGCCCCGGCGCCATGTCGATCAATGTGCGGGTTCGGCGCTCCGCTCCACATGCCGGGCATGCCTTCTGCCCAGGTTGCAGGATCAGGCCGCACTTACAGCGCACCTGCTCGCGCTCCTTCTGGCTCGGCTCCTTACGCGCCTGCGACTCGCGCTTACCGTCATCCAGCGTGTGCACACCCTCGCTGAAAACCTGCTCTGTGTCCTTGTAGAACCGCAGGTAATTGCCGCTGTGATCCAGCCATAGGCCGAACTCCTTGCCCGGAGCGGTCCGCATCAGCCGGCCTAGTTGCTGCATGTGGCTCGACAGGCTCTTACGGTAAGGGCGCGCGGAGATCCCGCACAGCACGTCCGGCACGTCGAATCCCTTGGTAAGCACCTCGCAGGACACCAGTCCGTGGATCGTGGAATCAGGGCGCTTGAACTCTTCCACCAGCCTGCGCCGCGTATCGGCGTCACCGTCCTTGTAGCTGATCTGCTGGAAGTTGAAGCCAGCCGCGGCGAACTGGCGGCACAATTCCTCGCCGTGCTTCACGGTCGCAGAGAACACAATCGTCTTGACTGGGCCGCCGAAATGTAGCTCTGTCTTCTGCTGCCACTCGGCGACGATGTCGCCAATGATGGACATGCCGCGCTTCTCGATTTCCTTCTCCGACCACTCGCCGGCCACAACCTTCATGCCCTTGGTGTTGATCGCCGTCGCGGCGTAGACCTTGAGCGGCGCCAGGTACTCGCGCGCGATCAGTTCATTGGTCGTCGTGACGTTGACCATACCGCTGTAGACCTTCGCCATGCCCTTCGTGAAAGGCGTGGCCGTCAGGCCGACCACGATGGCATCGGTCTTTTCCAAGAACTCGGTGACCTTCTTGCGCATGCAATGCGCTTCGTCCACGAACACCACCTGCACGTCGTCAGGGATGCCGCGGCGCTCCAGGGTCTGCGCGCTGCAGACCTGCAGGCGCTCCCAGCCGCGGAAGCGCCAGTGTCCGGCCTGCACCACGCCGTGCGGGATGCCGTATTGGTCAAGGCGCTGGCTCGTCTGATCGACCAAAACGACGCGATCCACAATGACCATGGCGCGGGACAGCTTCCGGGCCGCCTCCTGCAGCATGTAACAGGCGATTTCGGTCTTGCCCGACCCGGTCGGCGACACCAGCACCTGCTTACGCTTGCCCGCCGCAATCCCGGCGCGTAGCTGCGCGACGCTCTCGGTCTGATAGTCGCGAAGTTCGACGGCGCTCACTTGGCACCTTCCAGCTTGGCCAGCTTGCGCTGCAGGGATGTCACTTCCTTGCGCAACTCGCCGCAGGTGGTCATCCACTGATTGCGCGTCGCCTCGACGGTGCGAATCTGCGCCTTCAGCCGGGCCATTTCCTTGGCTATCGATGCCTCGCCCTCGCTTACGGTGTCGTAGCTTTCCAGCATTTCCGCCAGTTCGGCCGCGTTGTCGCGCACGGCTGCAAGCTCTGCCTCAAGCGCAGCGATGCGAGATTCCGGTTCCTGTGGGGCCTGCGCGCTGCCCTGCACGCGCTTCGCCGGGGCGGGCGGCTGCGGCTCCTTGCCCTCAACCTTCGCCACCGCCTTGGGTAGCGAGACCTCGCCATGCGCCACCTGCTTTGCCAGGGCCGGGTCTGCCTTGGCGACCTTGTCGGCCATGCGCTGGGTGCGCTCGCTGGCGCCGGATTGCGCGGCGCGGTCGGCGACCCGATCAAGCGGCAACGTTGCCGGTTGATCGCTCTTACGGTCGCCACCGTGGCTCTGAGCCTTCGCCCAGTCCTGCGCCGTGGCGACGATCGCCGCCTGCTGACCTGCCGACATGTGCCGGCGATGCAGGTTCGCCGACAGCACGAAGGAAACGATGTTTCCGCCCTTGAACTCGGAAAAGTGCGGCTCTACGCCGGCTTCCAGGCATGCGCGGTAACGGTTGCCGCCGTCCAGAATTTGTCCGTCCAGCAGCACGATAGGCTGGCTCAGGCCGTTGGCTGCGATGTCGTCGCGCAGGGAGTCGAACTCAGCGCCAGACAGGCGCGGAAACAGGGTGCAAAGGGGGTGCAGTTCGTATTGCGGATGTGGCATGATGGGCCTCGTAACTTGAAGCCCCGGTTCTGTTCGCGAGACGGCCGGGGCTTCGTCGTTTCTGACGAATGGGCCGCCGTAGCGACCCGCTTAGCGCCAGACACCTGCAAGCCCCATTTCCGCCTGCAGGGTGGTCGCCGTCCTTGCCCCATCGCGCCCGATCCTTCGGGCGAATTCGCGTCACGCCTCGCGTATCTCAGTTATCTAACTACCCTAGAGATACTTCTTCCCATGCTGCTGGACTACTTCCTGACAGATGCCAGTGGCCTGTCTGGAGACAGCCGAGAGCATCCAAGCGCGGGGGCTGGACGTTCTCGGCCGGTAACCCTTGAGTGGGTCAGTCTTGCCGGTAAGCATCTTGTCCGGGACGTGCGCTATGCCTACTACGGCGCACCCTGCTGTTTCAGTCCCTATCCCACGGTTGCAGGCTTCTACGATGTGGCCCCGTCGTTACCCGACGACCGCACCGGCCGATGTCGCCATCAGGTATTCGGCAGATCCTTGCTTAGCGCCGTTGGCATCAGGGCGCCACTCTCATCGAAGCTCTCAGGCTTCAATAAAAATCTGATCTTCAACTCATGGACCTTCGGGATGCCTCGATCTTTTGGCCACATCGAAATGGCAGCGTGGCTCTTCAGCCCAAGCGCTTCCTGCAGCGCCTTTGCTGAACCGAAAAGTGCGATGGCCTGGGGCTTTGTAAGCATGCCAGTAGACTGACAGGCTGACACCCGCGTGTCAATACACTGACAGACGGCTTTGGTAAGCTCACTGACATGACTACTCAAACCCCCCTCCCCTGGTATCGCTTCAAGGAAGCGAGGCTCAATGCGGGACTCTCGATGCAAGAGGCGGCCAAGAAGATTGGCTGCTCACGACCGCTGATCATTTCTTGGGAAGCTGGCATAGCGAAATCGATTGGTGGCGCCTACCTGCTCGCTGCGGCCGAAGCGTATGACGTAAGTCCTGCGTGGCTTCTTGGCAAAACCGATGAAGACGGTCCTAGTAACTACATCAGGCCCAAAAAGTGGCTTGAAGGCATGTATCGGGTTGAACACATACGCTTTAGCGACCCGTTGTGGGCGTTCATCCAAGGCCGTGATGCCGAGCCGATAAGTTCGATCGATGTAAGCGAGACGTACTTGAGATCTTTGCTGGGCCATGTCCCGCAGCCTGGTCGTCTGAAGCTCGTGACCGCGAGCGGCGACTCAATGGCTCCGAAGGTTGACCCTGGCACGATGGTGCTCGTGGATACAGGCATCAATGCCTTTGAGGGTGATGGTATCTACCTGATCGACCTTGGATCTGGCAGGCAACTAAAAGCGCTTCAAGATCGCGGCGACTCGGTCTATGTCGTGAGCGCAAACGCTGCACTGTATCCGGCCTTTCCAGCAAATGAAGGTATGAAAGTGATCGGCAAGGCTCACTTGATCACGAAGCTGGAGCGCCTGGGATAAGATGAATTTTTGCTTAATGGAGTAAGCATACTGACATCCGCGACTGTCAGAGTGTTGACTTGTTCTGTTAGTAGACTGACACTCTCCCCATAGCGCCGGATCGCCCGGCTGCTGGGAGAGGCAATGAGCGGCACCAGCACTATCACCATCGATCACGCCTCAGCGCTGATCGAGCGATACAGAGAATCCGACTGGATCACCCAGGAGATCGCCGAGCGCGCGCAGCGCGCGATCCGGGAGCGTCTCTACTACGGGAACCCAATGACCACTGCCCACCGCGCCAGGATGCTGGCGTTGCGCTTTGGCATCGTGGATGCCCCTTTTGAGGCCCTGGGAAATTGAATTGGCGCACGGCACCATCCCTTCCCTCGCGCCCGCTCGCCGATAACGACGACTCTCCCCACTTTTGCATTTTCACATTACACAACGTCCCGAGGAAACCGGATTTATGAGTAGGGAAATTCCTACGCGCACGCGCAAGCCGGTCGTGATGTCAGCGACAGCGGGAACCACCGTGTCCATCGGCAACGACATCACGGTGGAGATTCACTATGCCTACCGCGGCCGCGCGGTGCTGCATGTGCGAGCCCCCAGCAGCATGGCAATCGACCGCGAACGCAATTTCGCAGCACCCCAA includes:
- a CDS encoding LexA family transcriptional regulator, whose product is MTTQTPLPWYRFKEARLNAGLSMQEAAKKIGCSRPLIISWEAGIAKSIGGAYLLAAAEAYDVSPAWLLGKTDEDGPSNYIRPKKWLEGMYRVEHIRFSDPLWAFIQGRDAEPISSIDVSETYLRSLLGHVPQPGRLKLVTASGDSMAPKVDPGTMVLVDTGINAFEGDGIYLIDLGSGRQLKALQDRGDSVYVVSANAALYPAFPANEGMKVIGKAHLITKLERLG
- a CDS encoding toprim domain-containing protein, translated to MSDRERAKDLAAGKWPSILPMLGVPANYLDKKHHRCPANGEGEDRFRFADRNGSGSFFCNCSRGDKGGIALVMCCKGIGYAEACREIEKVAGAAVATPPSVPVDGRQRVAKYAAKARPIEAGDAVAQYLAGRGLKLPPQGIAKATLDYFERGERGPKGTYTAMVASMRGKDGKTQTLHVTYLEGGKKAPVSAPRKLVSSGYEPGSAIRLFPVAEHLGVAEGIETALAAAELFDLPTWALVNEGNMRKFRPPPGVTRVSVFGDKDDNYAGQAAAYSLANDLERDGIACDVYLPTQPGKCDWNDVLLMQQGKA
- a CDS encoding DEAD/DEAH box helicase produces the protein MSAVELRDYQTESVAQLRAGIAAGKRKQVLVSPTGSGKTEIACYMLQEAARKLSRAMVIVDRVVLVDQTSQRLDQYGIPHGVVQAGHWRFRGWERLQVCSAQTLERRGIPDDVQVVFVDEAHCMRKKVTEFLEKTDAIVVGLTATPFTKGMAKVYSGMVNVTTTNELIAREYLAPLKVYAATAINTKGMKVVAGEWSEKEIEKRGMSIIGDIVAEWQQKTELHFGGPVKTIVFSATVKHGEELCRQFAAAGFNFQQISYKDGDADTRRRLVEEFKRPDSTIHGLVSCEVLTKGFDVPDVLCGISARPYRKSLSSHMQQLGRLMRTAPGKEFGLWLDHSGNYLRFYKDTEQVFSEGVHTLDDGKRESQARKEPSQKEREQVRCKCGLILQPGQKACPACGAERRTRTLIDMAPGQMVEVEGTNLNKSTTWEEKRTFIGGLRAYAAAHGYAAGWVAHKYKDRFGVWPNDPRVKDVPPMEYSPELKRWLKSRAIRYAKSRERSGAPEFVP